One window of Thermocoleostomius sinensis A174 genomic DNA carries:
- a CDS encoding VOC family protein, with amino-acid sequence MNFQRFEHINLSCHDIDASKTFYQTLFPDWFVRAEGEWQGDRWIHLGNQQFYLALNHQPAMKRERQPYREIGINHVGLVIENGEKMKMSLEANNIEYYTMSSPETKFRIYVNDPDGNEIELVEYQADYALK; translated from the coding sequence TTAATTTATCCTGTCACGATATTGACGCCTCTAAAACGTTTTACCAGACTTTGTTTCCAGACTGGTTTGTGCGGGCAGAAGGAGAATGGCAGGGCGATCGTTGGATACATTTAGGCAATCAGCAGTTTTATCTAGCGCTCAATCATCAACCCGCGATGAAGCGGGAACGCCAACCCTATCGGGAAATTGGCATCAATCATGTCGGTCTCGTCATTGAGAATGGCGAAAAGATGAAAATGTCTCTAGAGGCGAACAACATTGAGTACTATACAATGTCATCTCCAGAGACCAAGTTTCGGATTTATGTAAATGATCCAGACGGTAATGAAATTGAGTTAGTTGAGTATCAAGCTGATTATGCTCTGAAATAA